A genomic stretch from Leptospira licerasiae serovar Varillal str. VAR 010 includes:
- the nirD gene encoding nitrite reductase small subunit NirD, whose product MNTTAKEPVWIPVSTVSEFPDDGGVCAKVYGEQIAIFHFSSRNEWFACENKCPHTGDMVLSRGMIGDSQGEPKVACPMHKKSFSLRTGACISGEEYSVKTYPVHIEDGTVYIGIETPGNQG is encoded by the coding sequence ATGAACACAACCGCAAAAGAACCTGTTTGGATACCCGTAAGTACCGTTAGTGAATTTCCGGATGACGGTGGAGTCTGCGCCAAAGTTTACGGAGAACAAATCGCGATCTTTCATTTCAGTTCTAGAAATGAATGGTTTGCATGCGAAAACAAATGTCCTCATACGGGAGACATGGTCCTTTCTAGAGGAATGATAGGTGATTCTCAAGGAGAACCTAAAGTCGCATGTCCAATGCATAAAAAATCGTTCTCGCTTAGGACCGGCGCTTGTATCAGCGGAGAAGAATATTCCGTAAAAACATATCCGGTCCATATCGAGGACGGAACCGTTTATATCGGTATCGAAACTCCGGGGAATCAGGGTTAA
- the nirB gene encoding nitrite reductase large subunit NirB: MKRKLVILGNGMVGHRFAEKIAEYGGTEKFEVTILGEEPRRAYDRVHLSEYFTNRSADSLYLSPSDWYRTNGIRLLLSEPAISVDTVSRKVTTSAGTELPFDELVIATGSSAFVPNFEGVDKQGVFVYRTIEDLEKIMSYAKQVSKVAVLGGGLLGLEAAKAVLDMGKESHVVEFASRLMPRQLDEAASSVLKSKIESLGVRIHLNKETKQALGEFSFQGLEFVDGSVLEVEMLIVSAGIRPRDGLAKNSGIEVGQRGGIIVDDELRTNVYGVYAIGEVALHKGMIYGLVAPGYEMAEILAYNLCSPGQKTKSYAGSDLSTKLKLIGVDVASFGDALGQTEHLPIAYTNPRTGVYKKLVLSTDGKKLKGGILVGDADAYSNLLTLYLNNVELPSEPESLIVGTPSEEGSAFGSLPDDAKICSCNNVSKGDLLDAIRSGSCSDLKGLNECTKAGTGCGGCIPQMNSILKEELRAQGKVVTEHVCEHFKYSRQELFQIAKVKGIRSFEEMIRIHGMGNGCEVCKPAVASIIASIYNEPIQKHREIQDTNDKYLANIQRGGTYSVVPRIPGGEITPDKLIVIGQIAKKYDLYCKITGGQRIDLLGARMEQLPDIWKDLVEEGFESGHAYGKAMRTVKSCVGSTWCRYGVQDSTAFAIHIEERYRGIRAPHKLKSAVSGCIRECAEARGKDFGIIATEKGWNLYVGGNGGVNPKHAILLAADLDEETCVKYIDRFMMFYIRTADKLVRTSAWLEQLEGGIEYLKDVIINDRLGINKDLEEEMNNLVGTYVCEWKDVVDDPEKQKKYKHFVNSEDSDPTVRFIEERGQKRPVDWPKKELVSN; the protein is encoded by the coding sequence ATGAAACGGAAGTTAGTAATTCTTGGGAACGGAATGGTGGGTCACAGATTCGCCGAAAAAATCGCAGAGTACGGTGGTACTGAAAAATTCGAAGTAACTATTTTGGGAGAAGAACCTAGAAGAGCTTACGATCGAGTTCATCTTTCCGAATATTTTACGAATAGATCCGCAGATTCTCTTTATCTTTCTCCTTCCGATTGGTACAGAACCAACGGTATCCGCTTATTACTTTCAGAGCCTGCCATCTCAGTGGACACAGTTTCCAGAAAGGTGACTACTTCTGCCGGAACTGAATTACCTTTTGATGAATTGGTGATTGCTACCGGCTCTTCCGCTTTCGTTCCGAATTTTGAAGGCGTGGATAAACAAGGAGTCTTTGTTTATCGTACGATCGAAGATTTAGAAAAGATCATGTCTTATGCTAAACAAGTTTCCAAAGTAGCGGTACTTGGCGGCGGTTTGTTAGGTTTAGAAGCTGCCAAGGCGGTTTTAGACATGGGAAAAGAAAGCCATGTAGTGGAATTCGCGTCGCGCTTGATGCCTAGACAATTGGATGAGGCGGCTTCTTCCGTTCTAAAATCCAAGATTGAATCCTTAGGCGTTCGTATTCATCTAAATAAAGAAACCAAACAGGCATTAGGTGAATTTAGCTTTCAAGGCTTAGAATTCGTAGATGGTTCCGTTTTAGAAGTGGAGATGTTGATTGTCTCCGCGGGTATCCGGCCCAGAGATGGACTAGCAAAAAATTCCGGAATAGAGGTCGGGCAAAGAGGCGGGATCATCGTAGACGATGAGTTAAGAACGAACGTCTACGGAGTATACGCAATCGGGGAAGTTGCGCTTCATAAAGGAATGATCTATGGACTTGTCGCACCAGGTTACGAAATGGCGGAGATTCTAGCTTATAATCTTTGCAGTCCCGGTCAAAAAACTAAATCTTATGCAGGCTCCGATCTTTCTACAAAACTAAAACTGATCGGAGTAGATGTCGCTTCTTTCGGAGATGCGTTAGGGCAAACAGAACATCTTCCAATCGCTTACACGAATCCTAGAACAGGTGTGTATAAAAAATTAGTTCTTTCTACCGACGGTAAAAAACTCAAAGGAGGAATACTCGTAGGAGATGCGGATGCATATTCTAATCTTCTCACTCTTTACTTAAATAACGTAGAACTTCCTTCTGAGCCTGAATCCTTAATTGTCGGAACTCCTTCAGAAGAAGGCTCCGCATTCGGTTCCCTTCCGGACGATGCAAAGATCTGTTCTTGTAATAACGTTTCTAAAGGAGATCTTTTAGATGCGATCCGCTCCGGCTCTTGTTCCGACCTAAAAGGTTTGAACGAATGTACTAAGGCCGGAACAGGTTGTGGTGGTTGTATTCCTCAGATGAACTCTATCTTGAAGGAAGAACTTCGTGCACAAGGCAAAGTAGTGACTGAGCATGTTTGTGAACACTTTAAATATTCAAGACAAGAATTGTTCCAGATCGCAAAAGTAAAAGGGATCCGCAGCTTCGAAGAAATGATCCGCATTCATGGAATGGGGAACGGCTGCGAAGTTTGTAAGCCCGCTGTAGCTTCTATCATCGCGAGTATTTACAACGAACCGATCCAAAAACATAGAGAGATACAAGATACTAACGATAAGTATCTTGCAAACATCCAAAGAGGTGGAACTTACTCCGTTGTTCCGCGTATTCCTGGTGGAGAGATCACTCCGGATAAGTTGATCGTTATCGGTCAGATCGCTAAGAAGTACGATCTTTACTGTAAGATTACCGGCGGCCAAAGAATAGATCTACTTGGCGCAAGAATGGAACAGCTTCCTGACATCTGGAAAGATTTAGTGGAAGAAGGTTTCGAAAGTGGACATGCTTACGGTAAAGCAATGCGAACAGTTAAAAGTTGTGTTGGTTCCACTTGGTGTAGATACGGAGTACAAGACAGTACTGCATTTGCAATTCATATCGAAGAAAGATACAGAGGAATTCGTGCTCCTCATAAACTAAAATCGGCAGTCTCAGGTTGTATCAGAGAATGTGCAGAAGCAAGAGGCAAAGACTTTGGCATCATCGCCACTGAAAAAGGGTGGAACCTTTATGTCGGAGGAAATGGAGGAGTGAATCCTAAACATGCAATCCTTCTCGCAGCAGACTTGGATGAAGAGACCTGCGTTAAATACATTGATAGGTTCATGATGTTCTATATCAGGACCGCCGACAAACTTGTAAGAACATCTGCTTGGTTAGAACAATTAGAAGGCGGGATAGAATATCTGAAAGATGTGATCATTAACGATAGACTTGGGATCAACAAAGATCTGGAAGAAGAGATGAACAATCTTGTCGGGACATATGTTTGCGAATGGAAAGATGTAGTAGATGATCCTGAAAAACAAAAAAAATATAAACATTTCGTAAACAGCGAGGATTCAGACCCTACGGTACGTTTCATCGAAGAAAGAGGACAAAAACGTCCCGTCGATTGGCCTAAAAAAGAATTGGTTTCGAACTAG
- a CDS encoding nitrate/nitrite transporter, with amino-acid sequence MKKFREFVAIGHFPSLVSSFLYFDFSFMVWMLLAALGVFISEEFKLGPAQKGMLVSVPLLGGTLLRIPLGLLSDRYGSKIVGLCGMGVTMFTLLLGWKFAHTLSEVILVGLLLGTAGASFAVALPLASRWYPKEYQGLVMGIAGAGNSGSVIATFFAPDLARNYGWHAVFGIALIPLAFAFLFFLFFAKDCPGTISKKPLKQYLVPIKSRDALFFCLLYSVTFGGFVGIASFLPIFFHDQYGVDKVTTGLYTSYCILGASLVRPIGGYLSDKFGGVTVLLAVFAGVASCLIAVSWLPSVEIILPTFITLMIFLGLGNGSVFQLVPLRFSKEIGIITGFIGAFGGLGGFFVPNLLGSLKAISGTFSVGFVVLSVVVALSAFLLFMMNTYVWEKNRKNESLELESA; translated from the coding sequence ATGAAAAAATTTCGTGAATTCGTAGCCATCGGTCATTTTCCATCGCTCGTAAGCTCCTTTCTATACTTTGACTTCAGCTTCATGGTATGGATGCTGCTTGCCGCTTTAGGCGTCTTTATTTCAGAGGAATTCAAACTGGGTCCTGCGCAAAAGGGCATGCTGGTTTCCGTTCCCTTATTAGGAGGAACATTATTAAGGATTCCCCTAGGACTACTTTCCGATCGTTACGGATCTAAGATCGTCGGTCTTTGTGGAATGGGCGTCACGATGTTCACCCTATTACTAGGTTGGAAATTCGCGCACACTCTATCCGAAGTTATCCTTGTTGGATTGTTGTTAGGAACTGCGGGAGCAAGTTTCGCAGTAGCTCTTCCTTTAGCCAGCAGATGGTATCCAAAGGAATACCAAGGCTTGGTGATGGGTATCGCAGGCGCAGGGAATAGCGGATCAGTGATCGCTACATTCTTTGCTCCTGATCTTGCTAGGAACTACGGATGGCATGCCGTTTTCGGTATCGCTCTCATTCCTTTAGCTTTTGCTTTCCTATTCTTCTTATTCTTTGCAAAAGATTGTCCGGGAACGATTTCTAAAAAACCTTTAAAACAATATTTGGTGCCGATCAAGTCCAGAGACGCTTTATTCTTCTGTTTGCTGTATAGCGTAACGTTTGGCGGATTCGTAGGTATAGCAAGCTTCCTTCCTATTTTCTTTCATGATCAATACGGTGTGGATAAAGTCACAACTGGATTATATACATCTTATTGTATCCTGGGCGCTAGTTTAGTTCGCCCAATCGGTGGATATCTTTCCGACAAATTCGGAGGAGTAACGGTTCTACTAGCGGTATTCGCAGGAGTTGCTTCCTGTCTGATCGCGGTTTCTTGGTTGCCTTCCGTGGAGATCATACTTCCGACCTTCATCACTTTAATGATCTTCTTAGGTTTAGGAAACGGCTCTGTTTTCCAACTCGTTCCACTTAGATTCAGCAAGGAGATCGGGATCATCACCGGATTTATCGGAGCATTCGGAGGTTTGGGAGGATTCTTCGTTCCAAATCTATTAGGAAGTTTGAAAGCGATCTCAGGAACCTTCTCAGTCGGATTCGTAGTATTATCCGTGGTGGTTGCGTTATCCGCCTTCCTTCTATTCATGATGAATACTTATGTTTGGGAAAAAAATAGAAAAAACGAATCCTTAGAATTGGAGTCGGCTTAA